One genomic window of Bacteroidota bacterium includes the following:
- a CDS encoding porin, with protein MKPIAFASVLLMVAGVAFAQGTTSIGGYGELHFNKNTYSPGKPEKDRVGLFDFHRFVLYVGHDFNDWVSFKSELELEHTQVKSSNSQSEVALEQAFIDLKFSKPIGFRAGIFLIPVGFINEFHEPNTFNGVERPSVDRVLIPTTWREAGIGIYGEVMEGISYRLYYVAGLNPQKMNEKGIRDTRQSGYYSQADDMALTGRIEFLPLPELKTGFSFYTSSLELNSVYADTLSGSRFTLLEGDVRYQVGDLSLKAVGVYSMVSEATKLVTELKKNIGDSQMGYYVEAGYNILPAFLPDSEQSLTLFTRFEEYNTQYSLSAPAVKVAGTDVNEFTAGITWLPHPNVALKADYQWIDASGSPDMTQKLNLGIGYYFY; from the coding sequence TTGAAACCAATTGCATTTGCAAGTGTTTTACTCATGGTTGCCGGGGTGGCATTTGCCCAGGGAACCACCTCCATCGGCGGATATGGAGAGTTACATTTCAACAAGAACACCTACTCGCCGGGCAAACCGGAAAAGGACAGGGTGGGACTCTTCGATTTCCATCGGTTTGTGCTGTATGTCGGTCATGATTTTAATGATTGGGTCAGTTTTAAATCGGAACTCGAACTTGAACATACTCAGGTGAAAAGCTCAAATTCCCAATCTGAAGTTGCACTGGAACAGGCCTTCATTGATCTGAAGTTTTCGAAACCCATCGGATTCAGGGCTGGTATTTTCCTCATTCCGGTGGGATTTATCAATGAATTTCATGAGCCAAACACATTTAATGGTGTGGAACGACCCTCGGTGGATCGTGTTCTGATTCCCACCACCTGGCGTGAGGCGGGCATCGGGATCTATGGTGAAGTGATGGAAGGAATCAGTTACCGGTTGTATTATGTTGCCGGTCTGAATCCGCAGAAAATGAATGAAAAGGGAATCCGGGATACCCGCCAGAGCGGGTATTATTCTCAGGCCGATGACATGGCGCTCACCGGTCGGATAGAATTCCTGCCCCTTCCCGAGCTGAAAACCGGCTTTTCCTTCTATACCAGTTCACTGGAATTGAATTCTGTATATGCAGATACCCTTTCCGGCTCCCGCTTTACCTTGCTGGAAGGGGATGTCCGGTACCAGGTGGGTGATCTGAGTCTGAAAGCCGTTGGGGTGTATTCCATGGTGAGCGAGGCGACCAAACTGGTGACTGAGCTGAAGAAAAACATCGGGGACTCACAGATGGGATACTACGTGGAAGCAGGATACAACATCCTGCCCGCTTTTCTGCCCGACAGTGAACAATCACTGACTCTGTTTACCCGCTTTGAAGAGTACAACACTCAGTATTCCCTGTCGGCCCCGGCTGTGAAAGTGGCCGGAACCGATGTAAATGAATTTACCGCAGGGATCACCTGGCTTCCGCATCCGAATGTCGCCCTGAAAGCCGACTATCAATGGATCGATGCAAGTGGTTCACCTGACATGACTCAAAAACTGAATCTGGGAATTGGTTATTATTTCTACTGA
- a CDS encoding FMN-binding protein produces the protein MVIISTDWIARRRQRPRYKDRHPAVKAGCRFAFILCLLLSPQWLQAGARLTLTYQDLARQSAERIVGEVSGWELDSSGQVTFIRFKSGGEPYTAFIDEVKGKTQLITYLLLLNGRGEVVDVDVLVYRESYGGEIDYPVFRKQFAGKSGTEPPVWNRNIRNISGATISCRSITAGVARLLKFNQLLLTTK, from the coding sequence TTGGTTATTATTTCTACTGATTGGATTGCACGACGACGACAACGACCGCGATACAAGGATCGGCATCCGGCTGTAAAGGCCGGGTGCCGGTTTGCGTTTATCCTTTGCTTGCTTTTATCCCCCCAATGGCTGCAGGCTGGTGCCCGGTTAACCCTGACCTATCAGGATCTGGCCCGGCAATCGGCTGAACGCATCGTGGGAGAGGTGAGCGGTTGGGAACTTGACTCATCGGGACAGGTAACGTTTATCCGGTTTAAATCGGGTGGGGAACCATACACAGCCTTTATCGATGAGGTGAAGGGGAAAACCCAGCTGATTACTTATCTGCTCCTGCTCAATGGTAGGGGTGAGGTGGTCGATGTGGATGTGCTGGTTTACCGTGAATCGTACGGCGGCGAAATTGACTACCCGGTTTTCAGGAAACAATTTGCAGGAAAATCCGGAACGGAACCTCCGGTCTGGAACCGGAACATCCGGAATATCAGCGGAGCAACAATATCCTGCCGGAGTATCACTGCCGGCGTGGCCCGCCTTCTGAAATTTAATCAATTGCTTCTGACGACGAAATGA
- a CDS encoding FAD:protein FMN transferase: protein MNRRDFLRLVGVAGLLFPVARVASGWVPDVRIHGERRTLVTRQVFVMGSVFHFHLLTPDEKSAWQDLNRVVARLRFLESVWSVYLPESDLSRLNASAGTDPVTVDSSTRRLLETAKELHALSGGLFDLTVEPVMRLFGFRKDPDQLIDRPTDKELAALESAIGIGNVETKGSLAALRNGMSAVDPGGIGCGLALDESVSMLRSAGHDRAFLNFSGDVFALGSDPDENGWEVEILNPTIPDKNEILRIRDTALSTSGAYENRRGNGLVSWGHIIHPQHRRPEEPVQSVTVVAKSATMADGLSTAAFLKPDLLPVWKSSGYLTDFSILL from the coding sequence GTGAACCGTCGCGATTTCCTGCGGTTGGTGGGTGTGGCCGGATTGTTGTTCCCGGTCGCGCGGGTGGCTTCAGGATGGGTTCCCGATGTACGGATTCATGGTGAGCGGCGGACGCTGGTGACCCGGCAGGTGTTTGTGATGGGGTCGGTGTTCCACTTTCACCTGCTCACTCCCGATGAAAAATCAGCCTGGCAGGATCTGAACCGGGTGGTAGCCCGGCTTCGATTTCTTGAATCGGTCTGGTCGGTGTATCTGCCAGAATCTGATCTTTCCAGATTAAATGCCTCTGCTGGCACTGATCCGGTTACCGTTGATTCATCCACCCGTCGGCTTCTTGAAACAGCAAAAGAACTGCATGCCCTGTCGGGCGGACTTTTTGATCTGACCGTTGAACCGGTGATGCGGCTTTTCGGATTTCGCAAGGATCCCGATCAGCTGATTGATCGGCCAACAGATAAAGAATTGGCCGCTCTGGAATCGGCCATCGGAATCGGTAATGTGGAAACAAAGGGATCTCTTGCTGCATTGAGGAACGGTATGTCGGCTGTGGATCCCGGCGGAATCGGATGTGGCCTGGCTTTGGATGAATCGGTATCCATGCTTCGGTCGGCAGGTCATGACCGGGCCTTCCTGAATTTCAGTGGCGATGTGTTTGCATTGGGTTCTGATCCGGATGAAAACGGGTGGGAAGTGGAAATTCTGAATCCGACCATCCCCGATAAGAATGAAATCCTCCGGATCCGTGATACAGCGCTTTCCACCTCGGGGGCGTATGAAAACCGACGGGGAAATGGTCTGGTCAGCTGGGGACATATCATCCATCCGCAACACCGCCGGCCCGAAGAACCGGTTCAATCGGTTACGGTCGTGGCAAAGTCGGCCACCATGGCCGATGGTCTTTCCACGGCTGCCTTCCTGAAACCCGACCTGCTTCCTGTCTGGAAGTCCTCGGGCTATCTTACCGACTTTTCCATCCTGCTCTGA
- the tgt gene encoding tRNA guanosine(34) transglycosylase Tgt codes for MARAGEITTARGTIQTPIFMPVGTRATVRGVPLRDLEAAGADIILGNTYHLYLRPGTDILKKTGGLHRFNAWSKPILTDSGGYQVFSLSELRKLTADGVRFQSHIDGSYHWFTPENVIETQRAIGSDIMMVLDECPPYPCDHRYAKTSNDITMKWAKRCQIAARDSEPLYGFHQALFPIVQGGIYKDLRESSAGTLVDMDFEGYAIGGLSVGEPADIMYELTEWVTPKLPAEKPRYLMGVGTPANILECIARGVDMFDCVMPTRNGRNANVFTSQGTMNMRNVKFTDDERPMDESCTCYACRTYSRAYIRHLFSVQEMLGPMMASVHNVHFYLWLVKESRRRILDGSFSSWYPGMSKSLMVRI; via the coding sequence ATGGCCCGGGCGGGTGAAATCACCACCGCCCGCGGCACCATTCAAACCCCCATCTTCATGCCCGTCGGCACCCGTGCCACCGTCCGGGGAGTTCCGCTCCGCGACCTGGAAGCGGCCGGAGCCGATATCATTCTCGGAAACACGTACCACCTGTATCTGAGACCCGGTACCGACATCTTAAAAAAAACCGGCGGACTGCACCGGTTTAACGCCTGGTCAAAACCCATTCTGACCGATTCGGGTGGATATCAGGTTTTTTCCCTCTCGGAATTGCGAAAACTGACGGCGGATGGTGTGAGGTTTCAGTCGCACATTGATGGATCTTATCACTGGTTCACTCCCGAAAACGTGATAGAAACCCAACGGGCCATCGGGTCGGATATCATGATGGTGCTCGATGAATGTCCGCCCTACCCCTGCGATCACCGGTACGCAAAAACCTCGAATGACATCACGATGAAGTGGGCAAAACGCTGTCAGATTGCCGCCCGGGACTCTGAGCCCCTTTATGGTTTTCATCAGGCTCTTTTTCCCATTGTGCAGGGCGGGATTTACAAGGATTTGCGGGAATCCTCGGCGGGCACGCTGGTTGATATGGATTTTGAAGGCTATGCCATCGGGGGTCTGTCTGTGGGCGAGCCGGCCGACATCATGTATGAGCTGACTGAATGGGTGACGCCAAAATTACCGGCCGAAAAGCCACGTTACCTGATGGGTGTGGGAACCCCGGCCAATATACTGGAATGTATTGCCCGCGGGGTCGATATGTTCGATTGTGTGATGCCGACCCGGAATGGACGCAACGCCAATGTGTTCACCAGTCAGGGAACGATGAACATGCGGAATGTGAAGTTTACCGACGATGAACGTCCCATGGATGAATCCTGCACCTGTTATGCCTGCCGCACTTACTCACGTGCGTACATCCGTCACCTGTTTTCGGTGCAGGAAATGCTCGGTCCCATGATGGCGAGCGTTCATAACGTTCATTTTTATCTGTGGCTGGTGAAGGAATCACGCCGCCGCATTCTCGATGGCTCGTTCAGTTCCTGGTACCCGGGTATGAGTAAAAGCCTGATGGTCAGGATCTGA
- a CDS encoding M28 family peptidase: protein MKRIVAGLLLTGLALPAFSQTADSLMTLAHKLARVGLESGRAYSDLKDLLKIGPRMTGTARADSAVEWAVRKMRSYEFDYVWKQPVEVPRWSRGRKEVAVAKVHWKTDTLSVTALGYSERTPGGGVEDTVVMVRSLAELDSIGRGVESKIVFFNGEFDKGLINTFQAYGQAAQQRGRGPALASYYGAVGAIVRSMTAVSDDNPRTGMTQFPDSIAPIPCVAVSPVDADRLASKFGGEKPVRLMIDLRSKKDDPVISNNVIAELTGTDFPTEIILVGAHLDSWDLSVGAHDNGAGSVQVIEVLRLLRQIEYKPKHSIRGVLFMAEEMGGIGGIEYARMATWNNEKHIAAIESDRGGFTPRGFSIQADEAKVQKYQSWAKYFEHIGADKLVKGYGGVDIGPLGDTGTQLFGFLPDSHRYFDYHHSAMDTIDNVNERELELGAVAMAIFVILLDQYGVQ, encoded by the coding sequence ATGAAACGGATTGTTGCCGGACTTTTACTCACCGGACTTGCCTTACCTGCCTTTAGTCAAACGGCTGACAGCCTGATGACACTGGCTCACAAACTGGCAAGAGTGGGCCTGGAATCAGGAAGGGCCTACAGTGACCTGAAGGACCTGTTAAAGATCGGACCGAGAATGACCGGAACCGCCCGTGCAGACAGTGCCGTGGAATGGGCCGTTAGAAAAATGCGGTCTTACGAGTTTGACTATGTCTGGAAACAACCAGTCGAGGTTCCCCGCTGGTCACGTGGACGAAAAGAAGTGGCCGTTGCGAAGGTGCACTGGAAGACCGACACACTGAGTGTAACCGCTCTCGGTTACAGTGAACGCACACCCGGCGGGGGTGTTGAAGACACGGTTGTAATGGTCCGGTCATTGGCCGAACTCGATTCGATCGGACGTGGGGTGGAAAGCAAAATCGTCTTCTTCAACGGCGAATTCGACAAAGGTCTGATCAATACGTTTCAGGCCTACGGACAGGCTGCCCAGCAACGAGGCAGAGGTCCGGCGCTGGCTTCGTATTACGGTGCGGTTGGTGCCATTGTGCGGTCCATGACTGCTGTGTCGGATGACAATCCGCGGACCGGCATGACCCAGTTTCCCGATAGCATTGCCCCCATTCCCTGTGTAGCCGTTTCTCCTGTTGATGCCGACCGTCTGGCTTCGAAGTTCGGCGGAGAAAAACCCGTTCGTCTCATGATTGATCTGAGGAGTAAAAAGGATGATCCCGTTATTTCAAACAACGTGATTGCCGAACTGACCGGTACCGACTTTCCCACTGAAATCATTCTGGTTGGTGCCCATCTGGATAGCTGGGATTTATCGGTAGGGGCCCATGACAATGGTGCCGGATCGGTTCAGGTCATTGAAGTACTGAGATTGCTGCGTCAGATTGAGTACAAACCCAAACATTCGATTCGGGGTGTCCTTTTTATGGCAGAAGAAATGGGTGGAATCGGCGGCATTGAATACGCCCGCATGGCAACCTGGAATAACGAGAAACACATCGCAGCCATTGAATCGGATCGGGGCGGTTTTACCCCCCGCGGATTTTCCATCCAGGCGGATGAAGCCAAAGTGCAAAAGTATCAGTCCTGGGCAAAATACTTCGAGCACATCGGAGCCGATAAACTGGTGAAGGGCTATGGCGGGGTTGATATCGGACCGCTTGGTGATACCGGCACCCAATTATTCGGTTTTTTGCCAGATTCACACCGTTACTTCGACTATCATCACTCGGCTATGGATACCATCGACAATGTGAACGAGCGCGAACTGGAACTGGGCGCGGTTGCCATGGCCATATTCGTGATCCTGCTCGATCAGTACGGGGTACAGTAA
- a CDS encoding S46 family peptidase produces MKPLFTILMTLLILGPAFAEEGMYPLSELKRIGKDLKKAGLKLDLKELYNPDGSSLVDALVNVGGCSGAFVSADGLIVTNHHCVFNAVQSASTVDNDLVTNGFRAGSREEEIPARGITVRITRGYRDVSDEILKGLQGITDPEERNTRRNEIISRLEKAAVESNPSFSAQVSDMLPGKVYVLFLYEVIRDVRLVYVPPRSIGEFGGETDNWVWPRHTGDFSFIRAWVPSDPADPTSPMVPFKPRRHLKVNPEGAKEGDFVFIMGYPGRTFRHQPADFVSIQERIELPYIANFYRWQIDQMESLWAANPALELQQSARAKSLANVQKKSDGQLKGLRRLALTDQKRAEEQALLAFINADPTRKGQFGQLADSMSALYRQLESMGIAPFWAQQVYRTSFYLNAARLIQGLNAAETLPDSLRPALYRQSNRASLAAQLTRQRATLHFPLEERYIRRLLTDGAVLPSSWRPSLLREANVDSLTAVWFSGGEPFHPDSVIAAIRGTRPLTPFTSHPIVRDASWLDPAIQHILKTREKTDQTLVPLQARWVTLKQNWKGQNFIPDANGTLRLTYGQVRGYEPYDGAWYNPVTTISGLLEKANTLPDFNLPESVLGYYQPDATGTAAAIHQTPVAILYNTDTTGGNSGSAVMNSRGELVAINFDRAWEATINDYAWSESYSRSIGVDVRYMIWVLKTIGKADYLLNEMGLK; encoded by the coding sequence TTGAAACCGCTTTTCACCATTCTCATGACCCTGCTGATCCTCGGACCTGCTTTTGCCGAGGAAGGCATGTATCCGTTAAGTGAACTGAAACGGATCGGGAAGGACCTTAAAAAGGCTGGATTGAAACTGGATCTGAAGGAGCTGTACAATCCGGATGGATCCAGTCTGGTGGATGCCCTGGTGAATGTGGGTGGCTGTTCGGGGGCCTTTGTCTCGGCCGATGGTCTCATTGTCACCAATCACCACTGTGTGTTTAATGCTGTTCAGTCTGCAAGTACTGTTGACAATGATCTGGTAACAAACGGGTTCCGCGCCGGAAGCCGTGAAGAGGAGATACCAGCCCGGGGAATCACCGTCCGGATCACACGCGGGTACCGGGATGTCTCGGATGAGATTCTGAAGGGTTTACAGGGAATCACCGATCCTGAAGAGCGGAATACCAGACGGAATGAAATCATTTCCCGGTTGGAGAAGGCAGCGGTGGAATCCAATCCGTCTTTCAGCGCCCAGGTATCGGATATGCTGCCGGGTAAAGTCTATGTCCTGTTTCTTTACGAGGTCATCCGTGATGTACGGTTGGTTTATGTTCCTCCCCGTTCGATTGGGGAATTCGGCGGAGAAACGGATAACTGGGTTTGGCCGCGGCACACAGGTGATTTTTCCTTCATCAGGGCCTGGGTTCCTTCCGATCCGGCCGATCCTACCTCCCCCATGGTTCCGTTTAAACCCCGCCGGCATCTGAAAGTGAATCCGGAAGGGGCCAAAGAAGGTGATTTCGTTTTTATCATGGGATATCCGGGACGCACATTCCGGCATCAGCCCGCCGACTTTGTTTCCATACAGGAACGGATTGAACTGCCCTACATTGCCAATTTCTATCGCTGGCAGATTGACCAGATGGAATCCCTTTGGGCCGCCAATCCTGCACTGGAACTTCAGCAGAGTGCGCGTGCAAAGAGTCTGGCCAATGTTCAGAAAAAGTCGGATGGACAGCTGAAGGGGCTCCGGCGGCTGGCCCTTACCGATCAGAAACGGGCCGAGGAACAGGCCTTACTGGCTTTTATCAATGCGGATCCAACAAGGAAAGGTCAGTTCGGGCAGCTGGCCGATTCCATGTCGGCACTCTACCGGCAGCTGGAATCCATGGGAATTGCCCCCTTCTGGGCCCAGCAGGTTTACCGGACCAGTTTTTATCTGAACGCGGCACGATTGATTCAGGGACTGAATGCAGCAGAAACATTGCCTGATTCACTGCGGCCGGCCCTATACCGGCAATCGAACCGGGCCTCTCTGGCTGCTCAGCTGACCAGACAACGGGCCACGCTCCACTTTCCGCTTGAAGAACGGTACATCCGCCGGCTGCTGACCGATGGGGCTGTTCTTCCATCCTCCTGGCGCCCATCCCTGCTTCGTGAAGCCAACGTTGATTCGCTGACCGCAGTGTGGTTTTCCGGCGGCGAACCATTTCATCCGGACAGTGTTATAGCCGCCATCCGGGGAACACGGCCTCTGACACCATTCACCAGCCACCCGATCGTACGCGATGCGTCCTGGCTTGATCCGGCCATTCAGCACATTCTGAAAACCCGTGAAAAGACCGATCAGACTTTGGTTCCTCTCCAGGCCCGCTGGGTGACACTCAAGCAAAACTGGAAAGGACAGAATTTTATTCCGGATGCCAATGGAACCCTTCGGCTGACCTACGGTCAAGTACGCGGATATGAACCTTACGATGGTGCCTGGTATAACCCGGTCACCACCATTTCGGGACTTCTGGAAAAGGCAAACACGCTGCCTGATTTCAATCTACCCGAATCGGTTCTCGGTTATTACCAGCCAGATGCCACCGGAACCGCCGCGGCGATTCATCAGACACCGGTCGCCATCCTGTACAACACCGATACCACGGGCGGTAATTCGGGTAGTGCGGTAATGAATTCAAGGGGAGAATTGGTTGCCATTAACTTTGACAGAGCATGGGAAGCCACCATCAATGATTATGCCTGGAGTGAATCCTACAGCCGGTCCATTGGTGTGGATGTTCGCTACATGATCTGGGTATTAAAGACCATTGGAAAAGCAGACTATTTACTGAATGAAATGGGGTTGAAATGA
- the rarD gene encoding EamA family transporter RarD has translation MVKSGFKFSFLRNSKDILFSLCLKDTTDSCRVLIGFCLNPEEISLLFETESQSTILFTCQEDPLEHGRYGQPSGYLYAALAFLVWGLFPVYWKFLLHVPATEILAHRIVWSSAFVAILLLIFRKKAWFAPLSSLRTTLALTGGSLFLGFNWWLYIWAVNSGQIVETSMGYYINPLVSILFGVVIVREKLSGLQWLAVGFATAGVLVMTLVYGQFPWIALSLAVSFALYGLLKKLVHVEALNGLLLETLTLFPVAAGWLFWLDGTGQGHFLRTDLLTDGLLAVAGVVTALPLIWFAEAIRRIPLSMVGFMQYIGPTIALMLGVFVYGEDFGPARLASFSLIWIGLACFILSVTGVLSKIPVLKRWIG, from the coding sequence ATGGTGAAAAGCGGTTTCAAATTCAGTTTCCTCCGAAACAGCAAAGATATCCTTTTTTCGCTGTGTCTGAAAGACACAACCGATTCATGCCGTGTCCTGATTGGATTTTGTCTGAATCCGGAGGAAATTAGCCTCCTTTTTGAAACAGAGAGTCAGAGCACTATTCTGTTCACCTGTCAGGAGGATCCTTTGGAACACGGTCGGTATGGGCAGCCTTCAGGTTATCTGTATGCAGCCCTGGCCTTTTTGGTTTGGGGTTTGTTTCCGGTTTACTGGAAATTTCTTCTGCATGTACCGGCCACAGAAATTCTGGCCCACCGGATCGTCTGGTCATCGGCCTTTGTGGCGATCCTGCTGCTGATTTTCAGAAAAAAAGCATGGTTTGCCCCTCTTTCCTCGCTCAGGACTACCCTGGCATTAACCGGCGGAAGTTTGTTTCTGGGCTTTAACTGGTGGCTATACATCTGGGCGGTAAACTCGGGACAGATTGTGGAAACCAGCATGGGTTACTACATCAATCCGCTGGTCAGTATTCTCTTTGGAGTGGTCATTGTCCGGGAAAAGCTTTCCGGCCTTCAGTGGCTTGCGGTGGGTTTTGCAACAGCAGGCGTCCTGGTGATGACTCTGGTTTACGGACAGTTTCCATGGATTGCCCTCTCACTGGCAGTATCCTTTGCGCTGTATGGTCTGCTTAAGAAACTCGTGCATGTCGAGGCGCTTAACGGACTCCTGCTCGAAACGCTGACCCTCTTTCCGGTGGCTGCCGGCTGGCTGTTCTGGCTGGATGGAACCGGGCAGGGACACTTCCTGCGGACGGACCTGCTCACCGATGGTCTTCTGGCAGTGGCTGGCGTGGTCACGGCCCTTCCGCTGATCTGGTTTGCCGAGGCCATCCGGCGGATTCCCCTTTCCATGGTCGGATTCATGCAATACATCGGACCAACCATCGCTCTGATGCTGGGAGTGTTCGTCTATGGGGAGGATTTTGGTCCGGCCCGCCTTGCCAGTTTCTCCCTGATCTGGATCGGACTCGCTTGTTTCATCCTGTCTGTCACCGGTGTTCTGTCAAAAATTCCGGTTTTAAAGCGCTGGATCGGCTGA
- a CDS encoding RNA-binding protein, with amino-acid sequence MKLYVGNLPYSTTNESLAAAFEAYGEVISASVIKDKLTGRSKGFAFVEMKDSDAGSSAIQGLNGKPFSGRNITVSEARPKEERPAYRPR; translated from the coding sequence ATGAAATTGTACGTTGGGAACCTGCCTTACAGTACCACCAATGAATCCCTGGCTGCTGCTTTTGAAGCGTATGGCGAAGTTATTTCTGCCAGCGTGATTAAAGATAAGCTTACCGGCCGTTCCAAAGGATTTGCGTTTGTTGAAATGAAAGATTCTGATGCCGGTTCTTCCGCTATTCAGGGTCTGAACGGCAAACCGTTCTCCGGACGGAACATCACCGTCAGCGAAGCTCGTCCGAAGGAAGAGCGTCCGGCTTACCGCCCCCGCTGA
- a CDS encoding glycosyltransferase family 4 protein, protein MKSLISVLLDGQPLTHRLSGIGKVTLSHLEALAADPRVRAEVVTVSHRDLMVASPVPHHPIPLHSRWGSWWLPWLDRQPDIWHGTNAMFPVFHPGLQPRIKVLTIHDLALLLPGYRHIPEKPVLRWHINRSLKEADAFFCVSKTTADDLAGLVPGTAARLWVIPPDLPGHFYQWSDQFSDLRPAPNPYLLFVGNLNARKNPLAVVRAFTSLKAADRGGFRLVMAGEPGNQWPDLARFANDPDIRFTGYLPDEQIWSLMKQARALLVPSLYEGYGLPVAEALHLNTPVILSDIPVFRELFGGQTDVWVEKETDWRDQLVNIIRSEPVRSKIKNPRHRPETGRYGDVYQQWV, encoded by the coding sequence ATGAAGTCCTTGATCTCGGTTCTGCTCGACGGGCAGCCGCTGACCCACCGGTTATCGGGTATCGGAAAAGTGACCCTCAGTCATCTGGAAGCACTGGCAGCAGATCCCCGGGTTCGCGCGGAAGTGGTAACCGTCAGTCACCGCGACCTGATGGTCGCCTCTCCGGTTCCACACCATCCGATTCCGCTTCACTCCCGATGGGGATCCTGGTGGCTTCCCTGGTTGGATCGCCAGCCCGATATCTGGCATGGCACCAATGCCATGTTCCCGGTTTTTCATCCGGGACTGCAGCCCCGGATCAAGGTTCTGACCATTCATGACCTGGCCCTTCTGCTTCCCGGGTACCGTCACATTCCCGAAAAACCCGTTCTGCGCTGGCACATAAATCGCAGCCTGAAGGAAGCGGACGCCTTTTTTTGTGTCAGTAAAACCACTGCAGACGATCTCGCTGGTCTGGTTCCGGGTACTGCGGCAAGGCTTTGGGTGATCCCCCCCGATCTTCCCGGGCATTTTTACCAATGGAGTGATCAGTTCTCCGATCTGCGACCGGCGCCCAACCCTTACCTGCTTTTTGTCGGAAATCTGAATGCCCGGAAAAATCCGCTTGCAGTGGTGAGGGCTTTTACCTCACTGAAGGCGGCTGACCGGGGAGGCTTCCGGTTGGTGATGGCCGGAGAACCGGGAAATCAGTGGCCGGATCTGGCTCGCTTTGCCAATGACCCAGACATCCGGTTCACTGGCTATCTTCCCGATGAGCAGATATGGTCACTGATGAAGCAGGCCAGAGCCTTGTTGGTTCCTTCACTGTATGAAGGATACGGACTGCCGGTTGCGGAGGCCCTGCATCTGAACACACCGGTAATATTAAGTGACATTCCCGTTTTCAGGGAATTGTTCGGCGGTCAGACAGACGTCTGGGTGGAAAAAGAAACCGATTGGCGGGATCAGTTGGTGAATATCATCCGGTCAGAACCGGTTCGGAGTAAAATAAAAAATCCCCGGCACCGACCGGAAACCGGACGGTACGGGGATGTCTATCAGCAATGGGTGTAA
- a CDS encoding sigma-54-dependent Fis family transcriptional regulator: protein MNRFAQLITFDDLVHFSPDFIEARNLANRVAPSGISVFITSEPGCGSWQLASHIHNRSVRRLNPIQLFQPDKLTPSGQIRQLFGFEEAGVLWPGLLEQADGGTLVIEPIEALAPESQVRLFRALNSREFVPEGSQAWQRMDLRFIAVSRFSPSDVSRLGMVRDELLFRLEGVPVGLPALRFRVRDIIPLARRFMDRLAAENGQVSRSPDRSAAEALIGYSWPGNDEELFQVMERVMTLGDHTTLKASDLVSPVTGQSISAPVVNTDVFTMENDRLITLNEAREFLFRKAMKLTGNNADEAARLLGIGRATAFRMQRKEKGDGK, encoded by the coding sequence ATGAACCGGTTTGCCCAGCTGATCACCTTTGATGATCTGGTTCATTTCTCTCCCGATTTTATTGAAGCTCGAAATCTTGCCAACCGGGTTGCGCCATCCGGAATCTCTGTTTTTATCACGTCTGAACCCGGATGTGGTTCCTGGCAGCTGGCGTCCCATATTCACAACCGATCTGTCCGGCGATTAAATCCCATTCAGCTGTTTCAGCCTGATAAGCTGACCCCTTCCGGGCAGATCAGGCAGTTATTCGGATTCGAGGAGGCTGGGGTCCTCTGGCCCGGCCTGCTCGAACAGGCCGATGGAGGAACGCTGGTGATTGAACCGATCGAAGCGCTGGCGCCCGAAAGTCAGGTGAGATTATTCCGCGCACTCAATTCCCGGGAATTTGTTCCCGAAGGGTCCCAGGCCTGGCAACGGATGGATCTCCGGTTTATTGCCGTCAGCCGCTTCTCGCCGTCCGATGTCAGCCGGCTGGGGATGGTCAGGGACGAACTGCTTTTCCGCCTGGAGGGGGTGCCCGTCGGATTACCGGCCCTTCGTTTTCGGGTCCGGGATATCATTCCGCTGGCCCGTCGGTTTATGGATCGGCTGGCTGCAGAAAACGGGCAGGTATCCCGCAGTCCGGACCGGTCCGCAGCCGAGGCATTGATTGGTTACTCCTGGCCGGGCAATGACGAGGAATTGTTTCAGGTGATGGAACGGGTGATGACCCTCGGGGACCACACAACACTGAAGGCCTCCGATCTGGTGTCACCGGTGACGGGCCAGTCCATTTCTGCACCGGTGGTGAATACCGATGTGTTCACCATGGAAAATGACCGGCTGATTACCCTGAATGAGGCGCGGGAGTTCCTGTTCCGTAAAGCCATGAAACTGACAGGAAACAATGCCGATGAAGCAGCCCGGCTTCTCGGAATTGGCCGTGCCACGGCCTTCCGCATGCAGCGAAAAGAAAAAGGAGACGGCAAATGA